The proteins below are encoded in one region of Pleuronectes platessa chromosome 12, fPlePla1.1, whole genome shotgun sequence:
- the lrrc1 gene encoding leucine-rich repeat-containing protein 1, whose translation MFNCIPLWRCNRHVEVIDKRHCSLLFVPDEIYRYGRSLEELLLDANQLRDLPKPFFQLVKLRKLGLSDNEIQRLPPEIANFMQLVELDVSRNDIMEIPESISYCKALQVAVFSGNPLTRLPESFPELRNLTCLSINDISLQVLPDNIGNLSNLVSLELRENLLTFLPESLSLLHRLEELDLGNNELYNLPESIGCLVSLKDLWLDGNQLVEIPAEMGSMKSLLCLDVSENKLVHLPEELGGLVSLTDLLVSQNVIDALPDSIGKLRKLSILKADQNKLTYLPESIGNCESLTELVLTENHLQSLPRSVGKLKLLSNFNCDRNQLLSLPNEIGGCSGLNVFCVRENRLTRIPSELSQATELHVLDVSGNRLNHLPLSLTTLRLKALWLSENQSQPLLTFQTDEDPDTGEKVLTCVLLPQQPCELDLKGSDNLARFGAVESLVNDMADDTWDNKAMNRTSAIHFLDDDDDEEDDDKGTLLRRATPHPGELKTMKKAAENLRNDLNAAKGLDSNKNEVNNAADRVTTSV comes from the exons ATGTTTAACTGTATCCCCCTGTGGCGGTGCAACCGTCATGTGGAGGTGATCGATAAACGCCACTGCTCCCTGCTGTTTGTGCCCGATGAGATTTATCGCTACGGACGGAGtttggaggagctgctgctggatgcCAACCAGCTCCGGGACTTGCCCAAG CCATTTTTCCAGCTGGTGAAACTAAGAAAACTCGGCCTGAGTGACAACGAGATCCAGAGACTCCCACCAGAAATAGCAAACTTCATGCAGCTGGTAGAACTGGATGTCTCTCGAAATg atATTATGGAAATTCCAGAGAGCATTTCATACTGCAAAGCCCTTCAAGTGGCAGTTTTCAGTGGAAATCCATTAACAAG gttACCTGAAAGCTTTCCAGAGCTGCGGAATCTAACATGCCTTTCCATCAACGATATTTCATTGCAAGTTCTTCCAGATAACATTGGAAA CCTTTCCAATTTGGTATCACTAGAACTCAGAGAAAATCTGCTCACATTCCTACCAGA GTCACTATCTCTGCTCCATAGACTTGAAGAACTCGACCTAGGAAATAATGAACTGTACAATCTG CCCGAGTCGATAGGCTGTCTCGTCAGTTTAAAGGACTTATGGCTGGATGGAAACCAGTTGGTCGAAATACCTGCA GAGATGGGCAGTATGAAGAGCCTACTGTGTCTAGATGTGTCAGAAAACAAACTGGTGCACCTCCCCGAGGAGCTGGGCGGTCTGGTGTCACTGACTGACCTGCTGGTTTCTCAGAACGTCATTGATGCTCTACCTGACAGCATTG GAAAACTACGGAAACTTTCGATCCTGAAGGCGGATCAGAACAAACTAACTTATCTTCCAGAGAGCATTGGCAACTGTGAAAGTCTCACTGAACTTGTGCTCACAGAGAACCATCTACAG AGTTTGCCAAGGAGTGTCGGGAAACTAAAACTACTTTCCAACTTCAACTGTGACAGAAACCAGCTACTGTCGTTACCCAACGAG ATTGGTGGCTGCAGCGGTCTGAATGTCTTCTGCGTACGAGAGAACCGACTGACAAGGATACCGTCAGAGCTGTCACAGGCCACAGAACTGCACGTGCTCGACGTCTCTGGAAATAG GCTCAACCACTTACCCCTGTCGCTGACCACACTACGGCTGAAGGCCTTGTGGTTGTCAGAGAACCAGTCGCAGCCTCTCCTCACCTTCCAGACTGACGAGGACCCAGACACAGGCGAGAAGGTGCTCACCTGCGTGCTGCTTCCTCAGCAGCCGTGTGAGTTAGACCTTAAAG gctCTGACAATCTTGCCCGCTTCGGAGCCGTGGAGAGCCTGGTGAATGACATGGCAGACGACACGTGGGACAACAAAGCCATGAACAGGACCAGTGCCATTCACTtcctggatgatgatgatgacgaggaGGATGACGACAAG GGAACTCTCCTGCGGCGAGCCACGCCTCACCCCGGCGAGCTGAAGACGATGAAGAAAGCGGCCGAGAACCTCCGCAACGACCTGAACGCTGCCAAAGGCCTCGACTCCAACAAAAACGAGGTCAATAACGCTGCAGACCGAGTGACCACGTCTGtgtga